From a region of the Pirellulales bacterium genome:
- a CDS encoding CBS domain-containing protein has protein sequence MTESVDRAGPVEPVYVEPGTSLRDVLLLLRERNRHSALICRDGVLIGVFTERDALKVMARNTDLATPVEQVMTPKPVTVQAGDKLGLAVEKMATGGYRRLPIVDGAGRPSGLLNVAGIIHYLVQHFPKTIYNLPPVPHPVMQQREGP, from the coding sequence ATGACGGAATCGGTCGACCGGGCCGGTCCCGTCGAGCCGGTTTACGTCGAGCCAGGAACCTCGCTGCGCGATGTTCTGCTGCTGCTCCGCGAACGTAACCGTCACAGTGCGCTCATCTGTCGGGACGGCGTCTTGATCGGGGTCTTCACCGAGCGCGATGCTTTGAAGGTGATGGCGCGCAACACGGATCTGGCCACGCCCGTCGAGCAAGTCATGACCCCCAAGCCGGTCACCGTGCAGGCGGGCGATAAGCTGGGTCTGGCCGTAGAAAAGATGGCGACCGGCGGTTATCGCCGATTGCCCATCGTGGACGGCGCGGGCCGCCCTTCCGGCTTGCTGAATGTGGCCGGGATCATTCACTACCTGGTACAGCACTTTCCCAAGACGATCTACAACCTCCCCCCTGTGCCGCATCCGGTGATGCAGCAACGAGAAGGACCATAA